The Oncorhynchus tshawytscha isolate Ot180627B linkage group LG05, Otsh_v2.0, whole genome shotgun sequence genome includes a window with the following:
- the LOC112250014 gene encoding filamin-A-interacting protein 1-like isoform X3 encodes MRSRSSTAMEGPDDRQINRVTQPTKAFTKGEGENTLEKQKEGKIQTVEPGKVKRPQRTPESSRGQQNAAWVTDLSKEDFLRLLGVMEGEVQAREDIIHMLKSERTQPEALEAHYGSAAPIKPLQALQRDSLLTNNTSTLGDDVYQMPMQELDRLEDKHRETYRRMLEQLLLAEKCHRRTVNELDNEKRKHTDFMNKSDDFTNLLEQERERLKELLEQDKVYQACKDKDQSRRLEKVREELVKLKSFVLMLVDERQLHIEQIDQQSQKVQDLSSELQEREQRLVAVSGNAKEDSQKVLKLEAELECKATKFTQEREEMTAKLANQESQSRQLRLKLASLAHRIEELEESNKALQKSEEDLLELRDKISRGGCGNSSLMAELETLRKRVLEMEGKDEEITKTESQARELRKRLQDEEITGRELRLEVEKLQKRMGELEKLERTFNMNKSECATLHVNIVREKGLANDLAGELDTVKKRMKELENSESRLEKAEMGLKDDLMKLKSFTVILVDERKNMTERIKQEELKSDDLNKMFKTEQGKVMEVTEKLIEESKKFLRLKSEMEVKVMSLTKEKDELKTKLASEEEKCRDLSFKVDVMKKQMKGLEEAERDSLKSRANKDKISLAEHNKVKELTQEIERLKNRLKQLEVVEGDLLKTEDEYELLEKKFRTEHDKVNVLAQLLDEMKSQTAMNKAIEKGEAVSQEAELRMRCKIEEARTRDLQADVQALKEKIHELMNKEDQLSQLQVDYSLLQQRFLEEDDKKKSLSQDVVNLTKELEVTKRYSRALRPSMNGRRIVDVPVTSTAVQTDVVVNEPVEEDTPAVFIRKSVLEENHIMSNLRQRGLKKPATVLERYPPAATDLGLRKSWIPWMKNNDAVTITQTTPEKTLSPQVNGDCSARPPELTMSQKPGQPLHIRVTPDHEKSTASLKITGPRAEDFFSSTTIIPTLGLQRPRITIVPKPTTVSSKSKPGEGMMGGPERCKSPVTITTISRAKSPDRNKGSSYSDSNRPLSPVSIITVNTTPVAFASTSPETHDMSTMSRAVFKVTPEKQSLPTPVRNYNSNASIITTTEDNKIHIHLGTQFKRPSHRSSSSPTVTVRPLSLSTESKEAPTGTVLRSPCQPNNTTMPGKTTPSKLTSSITITPITSALSRPTQSVPGADVQSSRATATRIPMPKAPVTAWAAWAAVDATQVYGPEG; translated from the exons ATGCGGTCCAGGAGCAGCACAGCCATGGAGGGCCCAGATGACAGACAGATAAACCGGGTTACCCAGCCCACCAAAGCCTTCAccaaaggggagggggagaacacactagagaaacagaaagaggggAAGATCCAGACAGTGGAGCCTGGAAAGGTGAAAAGGCCCCAGAGAACCCCAGAGAGCAGCAGAGGACAACAGAATGCAGCATGGGTGACGGACCTCTCTAAGGAGGACTTTCTCCGTCTGCTGGGGGTCATGGAGGGGGAGGTGCAG GCCAGAGAGGATATCATCCACATGCTGAAATCAGAGCGTACCCAACCCGAAGCCCTGGAGGCCCATTACGGCTCAGCTGCCCCAATCAAACCCCTCCAGGCCCTGCAGAGAGACAGCCTACTGACCAACAACACTTCAACGCTAGGGGACGATGTCTACCAGATGCCCATGCAAGAG TTGGACCGGCTGGAGGACAAGCATCGTGAGACTTATAGGCGTATGCTGGAGCAGCTGCTGCTAGCTGAGAAGTGTCACCGCCGCACAGTTAACGAGCTGGACAATGAGAAACGCAAACACACCGACTTCATGAACAAGAGTGATGACTTCACCAACCTactggaacaggagagggagag attAAAGGAGCTGCTGGAGCAGGATAAGGTGTACCAGGCTTGTAAAGACAAGGATCAGAGCAGGAGGCTAGAGAAGGTCCGTGAGGAGCTGGTCAAACTCAAGTCCTTTGTCCTGATGCTGGTGGACGAGCGGCAGCTCCACATCGAGCAGATCGACCAGCAGAGCCAGAAGGTCCAGGACCTCAGCAGCGAGCTCCAGGAGAGAGAACAGCGACTGGTCGCTGTCAGCGGCAACGCCAAGGAGGACAGCCAGAAGGTCCTCAAACTCGAGGCGGAGCTAGAGTGCAAAGCCACCAAGTTCACCCAGGAGCGTGAGGAGATGACTGCCAAGCTGGCCAACCAGGAGTCCCAGAGCCGCCAGCTCCGCCTGAAGCTGGCAAGCCTGGCCCACAGGATCGAGGAGCTGGAGGAAAGCAACAAGGCACTGCAGAAGTCAGAGGAAGACCTCCTAGAGCTGAGGGACAAGATCAGCAGGGGGGGGTGTGGGAACTCCAGCCTCATGGCGGAGCTGGAGACACTGCGCAAGAGAGTCCTGGAGATGGAGGGCAAGGATGAGGAGATCACCAAGACAGAGAGCCAAGCCAGGGAGCTGAGGAAGAGGCTACAAGACGAGGAGATCACTGGCCGGGAGCTGAGGCTGGAGGTGGAAAAATTGCAAAAGAGAATGGGGGAGCTGGAGAAACTGGAGAGAACTTTCAACATGAACAAATCAGAGTGTGCAACACTTCATGTTAACATAGTAAGAGAGAAAGGACTGGCAAATGACTTAGCTGGTGAGCTGGACACAGTTAAAAAACGTATGAAAGAACTGGAGAACTCTGAATCGAGACTTGAGAAAGCAGAGATGGGCCTAAAGGATGACCTGATGAAGCTGAAGTCATTTACAGTGATACTAGTGGATGAGAGGAAGAACATGACTGAGAGAATTAAACAGGAGGAGCTAAAGAGCGATGATTTAAATAAGATGTTCAAAACTGAGCAGGGTAAGGTTATGGAAGTCACAGAAAAGTTGATTGAGGAGAGCAAAAAGTTCCTCAGACTGAAATCAGAAATGGAGGTAAAAGTGATGTCTCTTACTAAAGAGAAAGATGAACTGAAAACGAAACTCGCAAGTGAAGAGGAAAAGTGCAGGGATCTTAGCTTCAAGGTCGACGTGATGAAAAAACAAATGAAGGGGCTAGAGGAGGCAGAAAGAGATTCATTAAAAAGCAGAGCTAATAAGGACAAAATATCCCTAGCTGagcacaacaaagtcaaggagctAACGCAGGAAATCGAAAGACTCAAAAACCGCCTAAAACAGCTAGAGGTGGTGGAAGGTGACCTGTTGAAGACAGAGGACGAGTACGAATTACTGGAGAAGAAGTTTCGAACGGAGCACGACAAGGTCAATGTTCTCGCTCAGCTGCTGGATGAGATGAAGAGTCAGACCGCCATGAACAAGGCCATAGAGAAGGGAGAGGCGGTGAGCCAGGAGGCTGAGTTAAGGATGCGCTGCAAAATAGAAGAGGCCAGAACCAGAGACCTGCAGGCAGACGTCCAGGCCCTCAAAGAGAAGATCCACGAGCTGATGAACAAGGAGGACCAGCTCTCCCAGCTGCAGGTAGACTACTCCCTCCTCCAGCAGAGGTTCCTGGAGGAGGACGACAAGAAGAAGAGCCTGAGCCAGGATGTGGTCAACCTCACCAAAGAGCTGGAGGTCACCAAGCGCTACAGCCGCGCCCTGCGTCCCAGTATGAATGGGAGGAGGATAGTAGATGTCCCAGTCACCTCCACCGCAGTGCAGACAGACGTAGTGGTCAATGAGCCTGTTGAGGAGGACACACCTGCAGTGTTCATCAGGAAATCTGTCCTGGAGGAGAACCATATTATGAGCAACCTGAGGCAGAGGGGTCTAAAGAAGCCTGCAACCGTGCTGGAGCGCTACCCCCCAGCAGCCACTGATCTGGGCCTGAGAAAATCTTGGATACCTTGGATGAAAAATAATGATGCAGTGACGATCACTCAGACCACCCCAGAGAAGACCCTATCCCCTCAGGTTAATGGGGACTGTTCCGCTCGTCCACCCGAGCTGACCATGTCCCAAAAGCCAGGCCAGCCGCTGCACATCCGAGTGACCCCCGATCACGAGAAAAGCACTGCCTCCTTGAAGATCACTGGCCCTCGTGCTGAGGACTTCTTCTCCAGCACCACCATCATCCCCACCCTGGGCCTTCAGAGGCCCCGCATCACCATTGTTCCCAAGCCCACCACCGTGTCCTCAAAGAGCAAGCCAGGTGAGGGCATGATGGGTGGGCCTGAGCGGTGCAAGTCTCCagtcaccatcaccaccatctccaGGGCAAAGTCCCCAGACAGGAATAAGGGCTCCTCCTACTCAGACTCGAACAgacctctctcccccgtctccatcATCACAGTGAACACCACTCCAGTGGCCTTTGCCTCCACATCCCCTGAGACCCATGACATGAGCACCATGAGCCGGGCTGTGTTCAAGGTGACCCCAGAGAAGCAGTCGTTGCCCACGCCTGTCCGAAACTACAACTCCAATGCCAGTATCATCACCACCACAGAGGACAACAAGATCCACATCCATCTGGGAACTCAGTTCAAGAGGCCATCACACCGTAGCAGTAGCAGCCCCACGGTGACAGTAAGGCCCCTTAGTTTGAGCACAGAGAGCAAGGAGGCACCCACAGGTACGGTGCTGCGCTCCCCATGTCAACCCAACAACACCACCATGCCTGGGAAGACTACGCCAAGCAAATTGACCAGCAGCATCACCATCACCCCCATCACCTCTGCCCTCTCCAGGCCAACTCAGTCTGTG CCCGGGGCGGATGTGCAGTCATCTCGGGCCACGGCCACACGAATCCCTATGCCAAAAG CgcctgtgacagcatgggcagcatgGGCAGCAGTCGATGCCACGCAGGTCTatgggccagaaggttga
- the LOC112250014 gene encoding filamin-A-interacting protein 1-like isoform X2, giving the protein MRSRSSTAMEGPDDRQINRVTQPTKAFTKGEGENTLEKQKEGKIQTVEPGKVKRPQRTPESSRGQQNAAWVTDLSKEDFLRLLGVMEGEVQAREDIIHMLKSERTQPEALEAHYGSAAPIKPLQALQRDSLLTNNTSTLGDDVYQMPMQELDRLEDKHRETYRRMLEQLLLAEKCHRRTVNELDNEKRKHTDFMNKSDDFTNLLEQERERLKELLEQDKVYQACKDKDQSRRLEKVREELVKLKSFVLMLVDERQLHIEQIDQQSQKVQDLSSELQEREQRLVAVSGNAKEDSQKVLKLEAELECKATKFTQEREEMTAKLANQESQSRQLRLKLASLAHRIEELEESNKALQKSEEDLLELRDKISRGGCGNSSLMAELETLRKRVLEMEGKDEEITKTESQARELRKRLQDEEITGRELRLEVEKLQKRMGELEKLERTFNMNKSECATLHVNIVREKGLANDLAGELDTVKKRMKELENSESRLEKAEMGLKDDLMKLKSFTVILVDERKNMTERIKQEELKSDDLNKMFKTEQGKVMEVTEKLIEESKKFLRLKSEMEVKVMSLTKEKDELKTKLASEEEKCRDLSFKVDVMKKQMKGLEEAERDSLKSRANKDKISLAEHNKVKELTQEIERLKNRLKQLEVVEGDLLKTEDEYELLEKKFRTEHDKVNVLAQLLDEMKSQTAMNKAIEKGEAVSQEAELRMRCKIEEARTRDLQADVQALKEKIHELMNKEDQLSQLQVDYSLLQQRFLEEDDKKKSLSQDVVNLTKELEVTKRYSRALRPSMNGRRIVDVPVTSTAVQTDVVVNEPVEEDTPAVFIRKSVLEENHIMSNLRQRGLKKPATVLERYPPAATDLGLRKSWIPWMKNNDAVTITQTTPEKTLSPQVNGDCSARPPELTMSQKPGQPLHIRVTPDHEKSTASLKITGPRAEDFFSSTTIIPTLGLQRPRITIVPKPTTVSSKSKPGEGMMGGPERCKSPVTITTISRAKSPDRNKGSSYSDSNRPLSPVSIITVNTTPVAFASTSPETHDMSTMSRAVFKVTPEKQSLPTPVRNYNSNASIITTTEDNKIHIHLGTQFKRPSHRSSSSPTVTVRPLSLSTESKEAPTGTVLRSPCQPNNTTMPGKTTPSKLTSSITITPITSALSRPTQSVLLLKCFKMISGGVCSLDSTVSSPGRMCSHLGPRPHESLCQKRL; this is encoded by the exons ATGCGGTCCAGGAGCAGCACAGCCATGGAGGGCCCAGATGACAGACAGATAAACCGGGTTACCCAGCCCACCAAAGCCTTCAccaaaggggagggggagaacacactagagaaacagaaagaggggAAGATCCAGACAGTGGAGCCTGGAAAGGTGAAAAGGCCCCAGAGAACCCCAGAGAGCAGCAGAGGACAACAGAATGCAGCATGGGTGACGGACCTCTCTAAGGAGGACTTTCTCCGTCTGCTGGGGGTCATGGAGGGGGAGGTGCAG GCCAGAGAGGATATCATCCACATGCTGAAATCAGAGCGTACCCAACCCGAAGCCCTGGAGGCCCATTACGGCTCAGCTGCCCCAATCAAACCCCTCCAGGCCCTGCAGAGAGACAGCCTACTGACCAACAACACTTCAACGCTAGGGGACGATGTCTACCAGATGCCCATGCAAGAG TTGGACCGGCTGGAGGACAAGCATCGTGAGACTTATAGGCGTATGCTGGAGCAGCTGCTGCTAGCTGAGAAGTGTCACCGCCGCACAGTTAACGAGCTGGACAATGAGAAACGCAAACACACCGACTTCATGAACAAGAGTGATGACTTCACCAACCTactggaacaggagagggagag attAAAGGAGCTGCTGGAGCAGGATAAGGTGTACCAGGCTTGTAAAGACAAGGATCAGAGCAGGAGGCTAGAGAAGGTCCGTGAGGAGCTGGTCAAACTCAAGTCCTTTGTCCTGATGCTGGTGGACGAGCGGCAGCTCCACATCGAGCAGATCGACCAGCAGAGCCAGAAGGTCCAGGACCTCAGCAGCGAGCTCCAGGAGAGAGAACAGCGACTGGTCGCTGTCAGCGGCAACGCCAAGGAGGACAGCCAGAAGGTCCTCAAACTCGAGGCGGAGCTAGAGTGCAAAGCCACCAAGTTCACCCAGGAGCGTGAGGAGATGACTGCCAAGCTGGCCAACCAGGAGTCCCAGAGCCGCCAGCTCCGCCTGAAGCTGGCAAGCCTGGCCCACAGGATCGAGGAGCTGGAGGAAAGCAACAAGGCACTGCAGAAGTCAGAGGAAGACCTCCTAGAGCTGAGGGACAAGATCAGCAGGGGGGGGTGTGGGAACTCCAGCCTCATGGCGGAGCTGGAGACACTGCGCAAGAGAGTCCTGGAGATGGAGGGCAAGGATGAGGAGATCACCAAGACAGAGAGCCAAGCCAGGGAGCTGAGGAAGAGGCTACAAGACGAGGAGATCACTGGCCGGGAGCTGAGGCTGGAGGTGGAAAAATTGCAAAAGAGAATGGGGGAGCTGGAGAAACTGGAGAGAACTTTCAACATGAACAAATCAGAGTGTGCAACACTTCATGTTAACATAGTAAGAGAGAAAGGACTGGCAAATGACTTAGCTGGTGAGCTGGACACAGTTAAAAAACGTATGAAAGAACTGGAGAACTCTGAATCGAGACTTGAGAAAGCAGAGATGGGCCTAAAGGATGACCTGATGAAGCTGAAGTCATTTACAGTGATACTAGTGGATGAGAGGAAGAACATGACTGAGAGAATTAAACAGGAGGAGCTAAAGAGCGATGATTTAAATAAGATGTTCAAAACTGAGCAGGGTAAGGTTATGGAAGTCACAGAAAAGTTGATTGAGGAGAGCAAAAAGTTCCTCAGACTGAAATCAGAAATGGAGGTAAAAGTGATGTCTCTTACTAAAGAGAAAGATGAACTGAAAACGAAACTCGCAAGTGAAGAGGAAAAGTGCAGGGATCTTAGCTTCAAGGTCGACGTGATGAAAAAACAAATGAAGGGGCTAGAGGAGGCAGAAAGAGATTCATTAAAAAGCAGAGCTAATAAGGACAAAATATCCCTAGCTGagcacaacaaagtcaaggagctAACGCAGGAAATCGAAAGACTCAAAAACCGCCTAAAACAGCTAGAGGTGGTGGAAGGTGACCTGTTGAAGACAGAGGACGAGTACGAATTACTGGAGAAGAAGTTTCGAACGGAGCACGACAAGGTCAATGTTCTCGCTCAGCTGCTGGATGAGATGAAGAGTCAGACCGCCATGAACAAGGCCATAGAGAAGGGAGAGGCGGTGAGCCAGGAGGCTGAGTTAAGGATGCGCTGCAAAATAGAAGAGGCCAGAACCAGAGACCTGCAGGCAGACGTCCAGGCCCTCAAAGAGAAGATCCACGAGCTGATGAACAAGGAGGACCAGCTCTCCCAGCTGCAGGTAGACTACTCCCTCCTCCAGCAGAGGTTCCTGGAGGAGGACGACAAGAAGAAGAGCCTGAGCCAGGATGTGGTCAACCTCACCAAAGAGCTGGAGGTCACCAAGCGCTACAGCCGCGCCCTGCGTCCCAGTATGAATGGGAGGAGGATAGTAGATGTCCCAGTCACCTCCACCGCAGTGCAGACAGACGTAGTGGTCAATGAGCCTGTTGAGGAGGACACACCTGCAGTGTTCATCAGGAAATCTGTCCTGGAGGAGAACCATATTATGAGCAACCTGAGGCAGAGGGGTCTAAAGAAGCCTGCAACCGTGCTGGAGCGCTACCCCCCAGCAGCCACTGATCTGGGCCTGAGAAAATCTTGGATACCTTGGATGAAAAATAATGATGCAGTGACGATCACTCAGACCACCCCAGAGAAGACCCTATCCCCTCAGGTTAATGGGGACTGTTCCGCTCGTCCACCCGAGCTGACCATGTCCCAAAAGCCAGGCCAGCCGCTGCACATCCGAGTGACCCCCGATCACGAGAAAAGCACTGCCTCCTTGAAGATCACTGGCCCTCGTGCTGAGGACTTCTTCTCCAGCACCACCATCATCCCCACCCTGGGCCTTCAGAGGCCCCGCATCACCATTGTTCCCAAGCCCACCACCGTGTCCTCAAAGAGCAAGCCAGGTGAGGGCATGATGGGTGGGCCTGAGCGGTGCAAGTCTCCagtcaccatcaccaccatctccaGGGCAAAGTCCCCAGACAGGAATAAGGGCTCCTCCTACTCAGACTCGAACAgacctctctcccccgtctccatcATCACAGTGAACACCACTCCAGTGGCCTTTGCCTCCACATCCCCTGAGACCCATGACATGAGCACCATGAGCCGGGCTGTGTTCAAGGTGACCCCAGAGAAGCAGTCGTTGCCCACGCCTGTCCGAAACTACAACTCCAATGCCAGTATCATCACCACCACAGAGGACAACAAGATCCACATCCATCTGGGAACTCAGTTCAAGAGGCCATCACACCGTAGCAGTAGCAGCCCCACGGTGACAGTAAGGCCCCTTAGTTTGAGCACAGAGAGCAAGGAGGCACCCACAGGTACGGTGCTGCGCTCCCCATGTCAACCCAACAACACCACCATGCCTGGGAAGACTACGCCAAGCAAATTGACCAGCAGCATCACCATCACCCCCATCACCTCTGCCCTCTCCAGGCCAACTCAGTCTGTG TTGCTTCTTAAATGTTTCAAAATGATATCAGGCGGGGTCTGCTCCCTAGATAGCACTGTTTCCAG CCCGGGGCGGATGTGCAGTCATCTCGGGCCACGGCCACACGAATCCCTATGCCAAAAG Cgcctgtga
- the LOC112250014 gene encoding filamin-A-interacting protein 1-like isoform X1 has product MRSRSSTAMEGPDDRQINRVTQPTKAFTKGEGENTLEKQKEGKIQTVEPGKVKRPQRTPESSRGQQNAAWVTDLSKEDFLRLLGVMEGEVQAREDIIHMLKSERTQPEALEAHYGSAAPIKPLQALQRDSLLTNNTSTLGDDVYQMPMQELDRLEDKHRETYRRMLEQLLLAEKCHRRTVNELDNEKRKHTDFMNKSDDFTNLLEQERERLKELLEQDKVYQACKDKDQSRRLEKVREELVKLKSFVLMLVDERQLHIEQIDQQSQKVQDLSSELQEREQRLVAVSGNAKEDSQKVLKLEAELECKATKFTQEREEMTAKLANQESQSRQLRLKLASLAHRIEELEESNKALQKSEEDLLELRDKISRGGCGNSSLMAELETLRKRVLEMEGKDEEITKTESQARELRKRLQDEEITGRELRLEVEKLQKRMGELEKLERTFNMNKSECATLHVNIVREKGLANDLAGELDTVKKRMKELENSESRLEKAEMGLKDDLMKLKSFTVILVDERKNMTERIKQEELKSDDLNKMFKTEQGKVMEVTEKLIEESKKFLRLKSEMEVKVMSLTKEKDELKTKLASEEEKCRDLSFKVDVMKKQMKGLEEAERDSLKSRANKDKISLAEHNKVKELTQEIERLKNRLKQLEVVEGDLLKTEDEYELLEKKFRTEHDKVNVLAQLLDEMKSQTAMNKAIEKGEAVSQEAELRMRCKIEEARTRDLQADVQALKEKIHELMNKEDQLSQLQVDYSLLQQRFLEEDDKKKSLSQDVVNLTKELEVTKRYSRALRPSMNGRRIVDVPVTSTAVQTDVVVNEPVEEDTPAVFIRKSVLEENHIMSNLRQRGLKKPATVLERYPPAATDLGLRKSWIPWMKNNDAVTITQTTPEKTLSPQVNGDCSARPPELTMSQKPGQPLHIRVTPDHEKSTASLKITGPRAEDFFSSTTIIPTLGLQRPRITIVPKPTTVSSKSKPGEGMMGGPERCKSPVTITTISRAKSPDRNKGSSYSDSNRPLSPVSIITVNTTPVAFASTSPETHDMSTMSRAVFKVTPEKQSLPTPVRNYNSNASIITTTEDNKIHIHLGTQFKRPSHRSSSSPTVTVRPLSLSTESKEAPTGTVLRSPCQPNNTTMPGKTTPSKLTSSITITPITSALSRPTQSVPGADVQSSRATATRIPMPKGMKTGKAVVTGVSTVTRIESRAESQSMKIELKRSTVCSSTSSGGGKC; this is encoded by the exons ATGCGGTCCAGGAGCAGCACAGCCATGGAGGGCCCAGATGACAGACAGATAAACCGGGTTACCCAGCCCACCAAAGCCTTCAccaaaggggagggggagaacacactagagaaacagaaagaggggAAGATCCAGACAGTGGAGCCTGGAAAGGTGAAAAGGCCCCAGAGAACCCCAGAGAGCAGCAGAGGACAACAGAATGCAGCATGGGTGACGGACCTCTCTAAGGAGGACTTTCTCCGTCTGCTGGGGGTCATGGAGGGGGAGGTGCAG GCCAGAGAGGATATCATCCACATGCTGAAATCAGAGCGTACCCAACCCGAAGCCCTGGAGGCCCATTACGGCTCAGCTGCCCCAATCAAACCCCTCCAGGCCCTGCAGAGAGACAGCCTACTGACCAACAACACTTCAACGCTAGGGGACGATGTCTACCAGATGCCCATGCAAGAG TTGGACCGGCTGGAGGACAAGCATCGTGAGACTTATAGGCGTATGCTGGAGCAGCTGCTGCTAGCTGAGAAGTGTCACCGCCGCACAGTTAACGAGCTGGACAATGAGAAACGCAAACACACCGACTTCATGAACAAGAGTGATGACTTCACCAACCTactggaacaggagagggagag attAAAGGAGCTGCTGGAGCAGGATAAGGTGTACCAGGCTTGTAAAGACAAGGATCAGAGCAGGAGGCTAGAGAAGGTCCGTGAGGAGCTGGTCAAACTCAAGTCCTTTGTCCTGATGCTGGTGGACGAGCGGCAGCTCCACATCGAGCAGATCGACCAGCAGAGCCAGAAGGTCCAGGACCTCAGCAGCGAGCTCCAGGAGAGAGAACAGCGACTGGTCGCTGTCAGCGGCAACGCCAAGGAGGACAGCCAGAAGGTCCTCAAACTCGAGGCGGAGCTAGAGTGCAAAGCCACCAAGTTCACCCAGGAGCGTGAGGAGATGACTGCCAAGCTGGCCAACCAGGAGTCCCAGAGCCGCCAGCTCCGCCTGAAGCTGGCAAGCCTGGCCCACAGGATCGAGGAGCTGGAGGAAAGCAACAAGGCACTGCAGAAGTCAGAGGAAGACCTCCTAGAGCTGAGGGACAAGATCAGCAGGGGGGGGTGTGGGAACTCCAGCCTCATGGCGGAGCTGGAGACACTGCGCAAGAGAGTCCTGGAGATGGAGGGCAAGGATGAGGAGATCACCAAGACAGAGAGCCAAGCCAGGGAGCTGAGGAAGAGGCTACAAGACGAGGAGATCACTGGCCGGGAGCTGAGGCTGGAGGTGGAAAAATTGCAAAAGAGAATGGGGGAGCTGGAGAAACTGGAGAGAACTTTCAACATGAACAAATCAGAGTGTGCAACACTTCATGTTAACATAGTAAGAGAGAAAGGACTGGCAAATGACTTAGCTGGTGAGCTGGACACAGTTAAAAAACGTATGAAAGAACTGGAGAACTCTGAATCGAGACTTGAGAAAGCAGAGATGGGCCTAAAGGATGACCTGATGAAGCTGAAGTCATTTACAGTGATACTAGTGGATGAGAGGAAGAACATGACTGAGAGAATTAAACAGGAGGAGCTAAAGAGCGATGATTTAAATAAGATGTTCAAAACTGAGCAGGGTAAGGTTATGGAAGTCACAGAAAAGTTGATTGAGGAGAGCAAAAAGTTCCTCAGACTGAAATCAGAAATGGAGGTAAAAGTGATGTCTCTTACTAAAGAGAAAGATGAACTGAAAACGAAACTCGCAAGTGAAGAGGAAAAGTGCAGGGATCTTAGCTTCAAGGTCGACGTGATGAAAAAACAAATGAAGGGGCTAGAGGAGGCAGAAAGAGATTCATTAAAAAGCAGAGCTAATAAGGACAAAATATCCCTAGCTGagcacaacaaagtcaaggagctAACGCAGGAAATCGAAAGACTCAAAAACCGCCTAAAACAGCTAGAGGTGGTGGAAGGTGACCTGTTGAAGACAGAGGACGAGTACGAATTACTGGAGAAGAAGTTTCGAACGGAGCACGACAAGGTCAATGTTCTCGCTCAGCTGCTGGATGAGATGAAGAGTCAGACCGCCATGAACAAGGCCATAGAGAAGGGAGAGGCGGTGAGCCAGGAGGCTGAGTTAAGGATGCGCTGCAAAATAGAAGAGGCCAGAACCAGAGACCTGCAGGCAGACGTCCAGGCCCTCAAAGAGAAGATCCACGAGCTGATGAACAAGGAGGACCAGCTCTCCCAGCTGCAGGTAGACTACTCCCTCCTCCAGCAGAGGTTCCTGGAGGAGGACGACAAGAAGAAGAGCCTGAGCCAGGATGTGGTCAACCTCACCAAAGAGCTGGAGGTCACCAAGCGCTACAGCCGCGCCCTGCGTCCCAGTATGAATGGGAGGAGGATAGTAGATGTCCCAGTCACCTCCACCGCAGTGCAGACAGACGTAGTGGTCAATGAGCCTGTTGAGGAGGACACACCTGCAGTGTTCATCAGGAAATCTGTCCTGGAGGAGAACCATATTATGAGCAACCTGAGGCAGAGGGGTCTAAAGAAGCCTGCAACCGTGCTGGAGCGCTACCCCCCAGCAGCCACTGATCTGGGCCTGAGAAAATCTTGGATACCTTGGATGAAAAATAATGATGCAGTGACGATCACTCAGACCACCCCAGAGAAGACCCTATCCCCTCAGGTTAATGGGGACTGTTCCGCTCGTCCACCCGAGCTGACCATGTCCCAAAAGCCAGGCCAGCCGCTGCACATCCGAGTGACCCCCGATCACGAGAAAAGCACTGCCTCCTTGAAGATCACTGGCCCTCGTGCTGAGGACTTCTTCTCCAGCACCACCATCATCCCCACCCTGGGCCTTCAGAGGCCCCGCATCACCATTGTTCCCAAGCCCACCACCGTGTCCTCAAAGAGCAAGCCAGGTGAGGGCATGATGGGTGGGCCTGAGCGGTGCAAGTCTCCagtcaccatcaccaccatctccaGGGCAAAGTCCCCAGACAGGAATAAGGGCTCCTCCTACTCAGACTCGAACAgacctctctcccccgtctccatcATCACAGTGAACACCACTCCAGTGGCCTTTGCCTCCACATCCCCTGAGACCCATGACATGAGCACCATGAGCCGGGCTGTGTTCAAGGTGACCCCAGAGAAGCAGTCGTTGCCCACGCCTGTCCGAAACTACAACTCCAATGCCAGTATCATCACCACCACAGAGGACAACAAGATCCACATCCATCTGGGAACTCAGTTCAAGAGGCCATCACACCGTAGCAGTAGCAGCCCCACGGTGACAGTAAGGCCCCTTAGTTTGAGCACAGAGAGCAAGGAGGCACCCACAGGTACGGTGCTGCGCTCCCCATGTCAACCCAACAACACCACCATGCCTGGGAAGACTACGCCAAGCAAATTGACCAGCAGCATCACCATCACCCCCATCACCTCTGCCCTCTCCAGGCCAACTCAGTCTGTG CCCGGGGCGGATGTGCAGTCATCTCGGGCCACGGCCACACGAATCCCTATGCCAAAAGGTATGAAAACAGGCAAGGCAGTTGTGACAGGCGTTTCCACTGTGACACGGATAGAGTCGCGAGCCGAGAGCCAGTCTATGAAAATTGAACTGAAGAGGTCAACAGTCTGCAGCTCTACCTCCTCAGGGGGAGGGAAGTGCTGA